The Chlorocebus sabaeus isolate Y175 chromosome 9, mChlSab1.0.hap1, whole genome shotgun sequence genome includes a window with the following:
- the SPOCK2 gene encoding testican-2 — protein sequence MRAPGCGRLVLPLLLLTAAALAEGDAKGLKEGETPGNFMEDEQWLSSISQYSGKIKHWNRFRDDDYIKSWEDNQQGDEALDTTKDPCQKVKCSRHKVCIAQGYQRAMCISRKKLEHRIKQPTVKLHGNKDSICKPCHMAQLASVCGSDGHTYSSVCKLEQQACLSNKQLAVRCEGPCPCPTEQAATSTADGKPETCTGQDLADLGDRLRDWFQLLHENSKQNGSASSAASPASGLDKSLGASCKDSIGWMFSKLDTSADLFLDQTELAAINLDKYEVCIRPFFNSCDTYKDGRVSTAEWCFCFWREKPPCLAELERVQIQEAAKKKPGIFIPSCDEDGYYRKMQCDQSSGDCWCVDQLGLELTGTRTHGSPDCDDIVGFSGDFGSGVGWEDEEEKETEEAGEEAEEEEGEAGEADDGGYIW from the exons ATGCGCGCCCCGGGCTGCGGGCGGCTGGTGCTGCCGTTGCTGCTCCTGACCGCGGCAGCCCTGGCCGAAGGTGACGCCAAGGGTCTCAAGGAGGGCGAGACCCCCGGCAATTTCATGGAGGACGAGCAATGGCTGTCGTCCATTTCGCAGTACAGCGGCAAGATCAAGCACTGGAACCGCTTCCGAGAC GACGACTACATCAAGAGCTGGGAGGACAATCAGCAAGGAGATGAAG CCCTGGACACCACCAAGGACCCCTGCCAGAAGGTGAAGTGCAGCCGCCACAAAGTGTGCATCGCCCAGGGCTACCAGCGGGCTATGTGCATCAGTCGCAAGAAGCTGGAGCACAG GATCAAGCAGCCGACCGTGAAACTCCATGGAAACAAAGACTCCATCTGCAAGCCCTGCCACATGGCCCAGCTTGCCTCTGTCTGCGGATCAGATGGCCACACATACAGCTCTGTG TGTAAGCTGGAGCAACAGGCGTGCCTGAGCAACAAGCAGCTGGCGGTGCGATGCGagggcccctgcccctgccccacggAGCAGGCAGCCACCTCCACTGCTGATGGCAAACCAG AGACTTGCACTGGTCAGGACCTGGCTGACCTGGGAGATCGGCTGCGGGACTGGTTCCAGCTCCTTCATGAGAACTCCAAGCAGAATGGCTCAGCCAGCAGTGCAGCCAGTCCGGCCAGTG GGCTGGACAAGAGCCTGGGGGCCAGCTGCAAGGACTCCATTGGCTGGATGTTCTCCAAGTTGGACACCAGTGCCGACCTCTTCCTGGACCAGACGGAGCTGGCTGCCATCAACCTGGACAAGTACGAGGTCTGCATCCGTCCCTTCTTCAACTCCTGTGACACCTACAAGGATGGCCGGGTCTCCACTGCTGAGTGGTGCTTCTGCTTCTGGAGGGAGA AGCCCCCCTGCCTGGCGGAGCTGGAGCGCGTCCAGATCCAGGAGGCTGCCAAGAAGAAGCCAG GCATCTTCATCCCGAGCTGCGACGAGGATGGCTACTACCGGAAGATGCAGTGTGACCAGAGCAGTGGTGACTGCTGGTGTGTGGACCAGCTGGGCCTGGAGCTGACTGGCACCCGCACGCATGGGAGCCCCGACTGCG ATGACATCGTGGGCTTCTCGGGTGACTTTGGGAGCGGCGTTGGCtgggaggacgaggaggagaaGGAGACGGAGGAAGCAGgcgaggaggccgaggaggaggagggtgaggcaggcgaGGCTGACGACGGGGGCTACATCTGGTAG